The following are encoded in a window of Algiphilus aromaticivorans DG1253 genomic DNA:
- a CDS encoding CC0125/CC1285 family lipoprotein, producing the protein MLRVIPLTLVLFLAACATATPYQPKIGGYGYAEQRIAENRFRVTFSGNSATERSRVEDYLLYRAAEITLSEGGTHFLMMDSSTEAETTYTQTINTGFGFGHFSHFGAGIGVGTSRPQSSSYDAQAIIVVLDEATERDNLRAFNARDVKKHIGERIERPEA; encoded by the coding sequence ATGCTACGAGTGATCCCCCTGACACTGGTTCTTTTTCTGGCCGCATGCGCGACCGCCACGCCCTATCAGCCGAAGATCGGCGGTTATGGCTACGCCGAGCAGCGCATCGCCGAGAACCGCTTTCGTGTGACCTTTTCCGGCAACAGCGCGACTGAGCGCTCCCGGGTCGAGGACTATCTGCTTTACCGCGCCGCGGAGATCACCCTCTCGGAGGGTGGCACGCACTTTCTGATGATGGACTCTTCCACTGAAGCCGAAACGACCTACACCCAGACCATCAACACCGGCTTCGGTTTCGGGCATTTCAGCCACTTCGGTGCGGGCATCGGCGTGGGCACTTCGCGGCCGCAGTCCTCGAGCTATGACGCCCAGGCCATCATCGTCGTGCTGGATGAGGCGACCGAGCGCGACAACCTGCGCGCCTTCAACGCGCGCGACGTCAAGAAGCACATTGGTGAGCGAATCGAGCGTCCGGAGGCCTGA
- a CDS encoding DUF2061 domain-containing protein: MTKTLTFAILHMSVAFSVVYLMTGSAMAGGLVALIEPACNTVAYHFHEKVWARREARRREQASGLAVGHA, encoded by the coding sequence ATGACCAAGACCCTCACTTTCGCGATTCTGCATATGAGCGTGGCCTTTTCCGTGGTCTACCTTATGACCGGCAGCGCGATGGCGGGCGGGTTGGTCGCTCTGATCGAGCCGGCCTGCAACACCGTCGCCTACCACTTCCACGAGAAGGTCTGGGCGCGCCGCGAGGCGCGGCGGCGCGAGCAGGCTTCGGGCCTGGCCGTCGGCCACGCCTGA
- a CDS encoding SDR family oxidoreductase, with translation MTHHSVLVTGAAAGIGRAVARHFLAEGWQVGAIDRDRAALAALSEECACARLWTQSCDVSDGAALASSIEAFMTATGGRLDLLVNNAGVLATGDFEAVAPARYDALIDINIKAVVRGCHAALPFLMTTPGARVINLCSASAAYGAPGFAVYSASKFAVRGLTEALDAEWRRHGIRVMAIWPLFVGTGMLAGHETRSTMQRLGVHLGPEDVARVVGRAARCPRWWPQVHWNVGLRGAISVLLLRFLPTWINRLVVRKLADY, from the coding sequence TTGACGCACCACAGCGTGCTGGTGACCGGCGCCGCAGCCGGAATCGGCCGGGCAGTTGCCCGGCATTTTCTTGCTGAAGGCTGGCAGGTTGGCGCGATAGACCGCGACCGCGCGGCGCTTGCCGCGCTCAGTGAAGAGTGCGCCTGTGCGCGCTTGTGGACGCAGAGCTGCGACGTTTCCGACGGCGCAGCGTTGGCGTCGAGCATCGAGGCTTTCATGACCGCCACCGGTGGACGGCTCGATCTGCTCGTCAACAATGCCGGTGTGCTCGCCACCGGCGATTTCGAGGCGGTGGCGCCGGCGCGCTACGACGCCCTCATCGACATCAATATCAAGGCCGTCGTGCGTGGCTGTCACGCGGCGCTGCCTTTCCTAATGACCACGCCCGGCGCGCGCGTTATCAACCTCTGCTCGGCTTCTGCGGCATATGGTGCGCCGGGGTTCGCGGTCTATTCCGCCAGCAAATTCGCTGTGCGTGGCCTTACCGAAGCTCTGGATGCCGAATGGCGACGCCACGGCATTCGGGTGATGGCGATCTGGCCGCTGTTCGTGGGCACGGGCATGCTGGCAGGACACGAAACGCGCTCGACCATGCAGCGTTTGGGCGTGCATCTCGGACCGGAAGACGTCGCACGGGTCGTGGGACGGGCGGCGCGTTGCCCGCGCTGGTGGCCCCAGGTGCACTGGAACGTTGGCTTGCGTGGAGCGATCAGTGTGTTGCTGCTGCGCTTTTTACCGACCTGGATCAACCGTCTTGTTGTGCGCAAGCTGGCCGATTACTGA
- a CDS encoding DUF3450 domain-containing protein — protein MTRSLPAVVISGCLLGLLGSTPALAQDAGDAVERTEQQRESDAASQRRIDRLDDTEREALQAYRAAVWETQQLNVYREQLQELIDRQADKLSSLENQLEELARTERDIMPLMKRMVDALERFIAMDMPFLQDERQRRVADLRDAMTDPGVSVADRYQAIMEAYAAETDYGRGIGHERSEIDGQVHDLIRIGRVALYALALDGSEAKRWDAATEQWQPLAGHYIPVLRKAMRISREVVAPELMMLPVGAPGSRQASPAAPELGAVPEGADDEGAEAGAATDEEGEQ, from the coding sequence ATGACGCGATCACTGCCCGCGGTGGTCATTAGCGGCTGCCTACTGGGACTGCTGGGCAGTACTCCGGCGCTGGCACAGGATGCTGGCGACGCAGTCGAGCGCACTGAGCAGCAGCGCGAATCCGATGCCGCCTCGCAGCGCCGCATCGATCGGCTCGACGATACCGAGCGCGAGGCGCTGCAGGCCTATCGCGCCGCGGTCTGGGAAACCCAGCAGCTCAACGTCTACCGCGAGCAGCTGCAGGAGCTGATCGACCGTCAGGCGGACAAGCTGTCGTCGCTGGAGAATCAGCTCGAGGAGTTGGCCCGTACCGAGCGCGATATTATGCCGCTGATGAAGCGCATGGTGGACGCGCTGGAGCGCTTCATCGCAATGGACATGCCCTTCCTGCAGGACGAGCGGCAACGCCGCGTCGCGGATCTGCGCGACGCGATGACCGACCCCGGTGTTTCGGTCGCCGACCGCTACCAGGCGATCATGGAGGCGTACGCCGCCGAGACCGACTACGGGCGCGGCATCGGCCACGAACGCAGCGAGATCGACGGCCAGGTGCACGACCTCATTCGCATCGGGCGCGTGGCGCTCTATGCGCTGGCGCTGGACGGCAGCGAGGCCAAGCGCTGGGATGCGGCCACCGAGCAGTGGCAGCCGCTGGCCGGGCACTACATCCCGGTGCTGCGCAAGGCCATGCGCATCTCGCGCGAGGTCGTGGCGCCGGAGCTGATGATGCTGCCTGTCGGCGCCCCCGGGAGCCGCCAGGCCTCGCCGGCAGCCCCCGAGCTCGGTGCGGTGCCCGAAGGCGCCGATGACGAAGGCGCTGAAGCGGGCGCTGCCACCGACGAAGAGGGGGAGCAGTAA
- a CDS encoding MotA/TolQ/ExbB proton channel family protein, whose protein sequence is MRGHRFVMTLALCGLLTGLVSAPAAAQDMQALLQEIREAGREQQRINREREQRFLRERDKQQQRLREARAERDAARRKAEAARAEYEAGQRAIAEREQELQEASSDLGRLFSAARSTAGDLHEQARTAPVTIEIPERLDQLAAIADNPELPSISQLESLWFLLVQDMTATGQVTRFDGEITDIFGNKREAELIRVGDFSAFTRDGYVLLPEGGRRAQLLPNQPGGGYVSAAEDLFAAEDGALKPALIDPSRGRLLEVEADKPDLMARVHQGGVVGYTILGIGAVGLLLALLQLGYLVITGRRVRRQLDDTAQPSDSNPLGRVLGAAGSDKGEEDAELLELQLSEAVVKETPRLERFQSLLKLFVAVAPLMGLLGTVTGMILTFQSITLFGTSDPKLMAGGISQALVTTVLGLCVAIPLLFLNSLLGARSRALVQTLDEESALVLARRLEEPGNA, encoded by the coding sequence ATGCGGGGACATCGATTCGTGATGACCTTGGCGCTGTGCGGCCTGCTGACCGGACTGGTGAGTGCGCCCGCCGCGGCGCAGGATATGCAGGCGCTGCTTCAGGAGATCCGCGAGGCCGGGCGCGAGCAGCAGCGCATCAACCGCGAGCGCGAGCAGCGATTCCTGCGCGAGCGGGACAAGCAGCAGCAGCGTCTGCGCGAGGCGCGCGCCGAGCGCGACGCCGCCCGACGGAAGGCCGAGGCCGCGCGCGCCGAATACGAGGCGGGCCAGCGCGCCATCGCCGAGCGTGAGCAGGAGCTGCAGGAAGCCAGTTCCGATCTCGGTCGGCTGTTCAGCGCCGCACGCAGCACGGCCGGCGATCTGCACGAGCAGGCGCGCACCGCGCCGGTCACCATCGAGATCCCGGAGCGTCTCGACCAGCTCGCGGCAATCGCCGACAACCCGGAGTTGCCCAGCATCAGCCAGCTGGAATCGCTCTGGTTCCTGCTGGTGCAGGACATGACGGCCACCGGTCAGGTAACCCGCTTCGATGGCGAAATCACCGACATCTTCGGCAACAAGCGCGAGGCCGAACTCATTCGGGTCGGCGATTTCAGCGCCTTCACGCGCGACGGCTATGTGCTTCTGCCCGAAGGCGGTCGACGTGCACAGCTGCTGCCCAATCAGCCGGGCGGCGGCTACGTTTCCGCTGCCGAAGATCTCTTCGCCGCCGAAGACGGCGCGCTGAAGCCGGCGTTGATCGATCCTTCGCGCGGGCGCCTGCTCGAGGTCGAGGCCGACAAGCCGGACCTGATGGCGCGCGTGCATCAGGGTGGCGTGGTTGGCTACACCATCCTCGGCATCGGCGCAGTCGGCCTGTTGCTTGCGCTGCTGCAGCTCGGCTATCTGGTGATCACCGGGCGGCGCGTACGCCGCCAGCTGGACGACACCGCGCAGCCGAGCGACAGCAATCCGCTGGGTCGCGTGCTGGGCGCGGCCGGCAGCGACAAGGGAGAAGAGGACGCCGAGCTGCTGGAGCTGCAGCTCTCCGAGGCCGTCGTCAAGGAGACCCCGCGTCTGGAGCGCTTCCAGTCGCTGCTCAAGCTCTTCGTGGCGGTGGCGCCGCTGATGGGCCTTCTGGGCACCGTGACCGGAATGATCCTGACCTTCCAGTCCATCACGCTCTTCGGTACCAGCGATCCCAAGCTGATGGCCGGCGGCATCTCGCAGGCGCTGGTGACCACGGTGCTGGGCCTGTGCGTCGCGATCCCCTTGCTCTTTCTGAACTCGCTGCTCGGCGCACGTTCACGCGCGCTGGTGCAGACGCTCGACGAGGAATCGGCTCTGGTGCTGGCGCGGCGCCTGGAGGAACCCGGCAATGCTTGA
- a CDS encoding MotA/TolQ/ExbB proton channel family protein has product MLETLIWRLAGTGPLADVVDFISDGGPVLLIVGAAGLLLWLLILERWVYFRFVFPRLERQLLAEWRARRSKRSWSARRVREVLIRRAHSRLSATLPLIQTLIAACPLLGLLGTVTGMIAVFDVVALVGTGDAQAMAAGVSRATIPTMAGMVVGISGLFPLYRFSARARAATDRLSDRLDTGRRAAA; this is encoded by the coding sequence ATGCTTGAGACGCTGATCTGGCGGTTGGCCGGTACGGGGCCGCTGGCCGATGTCGTCGATTTCATCAGCGACGGCGGCCCGGTGCTGCTCATCGTCGGCGCGGCCGGTCTGCTGCTGTGGCTACTGATCCTCGAGCGCTGGGTCTATTTCCGCTTCGTGTTCCCACGCCTGGAGCGCCAGCTGCTCGCCGAATGGCGCGCGCGGCGCTCGAAGCGCAGCTGGAGCGCGCGCCGCGTGCGCGAGGTGCTGATCCGGCGCGCGCATTCGCGGCTCTCTGCGACGCTTCCGCTGATTCAGACGCTGATCGCGGCCTGCCCGTTGCTCGGCCTGCTGGGCACGGTGACCGGCATGATCGCGGTCTTCGATGTCGTGGCGCTGGTCGGTACCGGCGACGCGCAGGCCATGGCGGCCGGCGTGTCGCGTGCCACCATCCCGACCATGGCAGGCATGGTCGTGGGGATCTCGGGCCTGTTTCCGCTCTACCGCTTCAGCGCGCGTGCGCGTGCGGCCACCGACCGCCTTTCCGACCGGCTCGATACCGGCAGGCGGGCCGCGGCATGA
- a CDS encoding ExbD/TolR family protein translates to MKMRRHSQPAEDTGIDLTPMLDVVFIMLIFFIVTTTFVREAGINVNRPSAQTAEQQDQQTILVAISAKNEIYIDGRQTDVRGLRAEIERLKGQAPDATVVVQADRDAGAGIMVEVMDQARLAGARNVSVAAEQQR, encoded by the coding sequence ATGAAGATGCGGCGTCACAGCCAGCCGGCGGAGGACACGGGCATCGACCTGACGCCGATGCTGGACGTGGTCTTCATCATGCTGATCTTCTTCATCGTCACGACGACCTTCGTGCGCGAGGCTGGCATCAACGTCAACCGTCCGAGCGCGCAGACTGCCGAGCAGCAGGATCAGCAGACCATCCTGGTGGCGATCTCCGCCAAGAACGAGATCTACATCGACGGCCGGCAGACCGATGTGCGCGGCCTGCGCGCGGAGATCGAGCGACTGAAGGGCCAGGCCCCGGATGCGACGGTCGTGGTGCAGGCTGATCGCGACGCTGGTGCCGGCATCATGGTCGAAGTCATGGACCAGGCCCGGCTGGCGGGGGCGCGCAACGTCTCGGTCGCGGCCGAACAGCAGCGCTGA
- a CDS encoding energy transducer TonB — translation MSLRLALLLPLSILIIVALFWLMQWMIAPGDVVTVERQEMPGIDIVRVEEEDPAENPDNSPASSPPPPPPTPPSLQRPDLPSFSVPVPESPSVSDVTAPMDFSSSQSLADGEFGGFVGGTGQGAGDGYGSGKGFKGRELVPLSTARPMMPEWACEQEIKGWVEVIFTVMPNGRVRDVRIIDAEPKGVYETAAIKTVSEWIYESSSRAREVKQRVEMDPADCAFDYR, via the coding sequence ATGTCGCTGCGCCTCGCGCTGCTGCTGCCGCTCTCCATTCTCATCATCGTCGCGCTGTTCTGGTTGATGCAATGGATGATCGCGCCCGGCGACGTCGTGACTGTTGAGCGTCAGGAGATGCCGGGCATCGATATCGTGCGCGTCGAGGAGGAGGATCCGGCAGAGAATCCGGACAACAGCCCGGCCTCCAGCCCGCCGCCACCGCCGCCGACGCCGCCTTCGCTGCAGCGTCCGGATCTGCCGTCATTCTCGGTGCCCGTGCCGGAGTCCCCATCGGTGTCGGATGTGACGGCACCGATGGATTTCTCGTCGTCGCAATCGCTGGCGGATGGCGAGTTCGGCGGCTTTGTCGGTGGCACAGGGCAGGGGGCCGGAGACGGCTACGGCAGCGGCAAAGGTTTCAAGGGCCGCGAGCTGGTCCCGCTCTCCACCGCCCGGCCGATGATGCCGGAGTGGGCCTGCGAGCAGGAGATCAAGGGCTGGGTCGAGGTCATCTTCACCGTCATGCCCAATGGTCGCGTGCGCGACGTGCGCATCATCGACGCCGAGCCCAAGGGCGTCTACGAGACGGCGGCCATCAAGACCGTCTCCGAGTGGATCTACGAAAGCAGCAGCCGGGCGCGTGAGGTCAAGCAGCGCGTGGAAATGGATCCGGCAGATTGCGCCTTCGACTACCGATGA